The sequence below is a genomic window from Patescibacteria group bacterium.
TCGCGGCCTCAAGGTATAATTGCCCTGATTGTGATAAATATGCTTTGCCTAAATCAAAATATTCAACACCAAAAAGCGTGGTCGTGCCTTCACACGCAGCCGGCGTTAATATCGGCGAATCAAATTTAATAAAATTATTCTGGTGCATCCAATCATAGCAAGCGCGAATCAAGGTGTCACGAACTTTTTGAATGGCCCACTGCCTTGGCGACCGCAGCCACAAATGCCGGTTGTCTAATAAAAATTCCGGTCCGTGCTCTTTTTTACTGATCGGGTATTCTTCGTTTGGAATCTGATAAATTTTAAAGTCATTCACCTGCAATTCAAACTCGCCCGGGTGCTTAGGGTGTTCTGTTACCAAACCGGATAATTCAATGGAAGTTTCCAAAGTGACTTTCTGCGCGACATTCCACTTTTCTTCGCTCACGTCTTTTTTGTTCAAAATACACTGAACAAATCCCGTCCCATCCCGCAGCTGCAAAAACATAATCGCGCCGGATGATCGAAAATTATAAACCCAGCCTTGAAGGATTACTTCCTTGTCTTTGTATTTTTTTAGATCTTTAATGAGCATAAATAATTTTTATCAATTAAAACAGCTAAATAAAGTTAAGTTAATTTCTTAACCTGACATTAGCATAAAAGCAATAAACATATTAAATATTATTCCTGCT
It includes:
- a CDS encoding OB-fold nucleic acid binding domain-containing protein, translated to MLIKDLKKYKDKEVILQGWVYNFRSSGAIMFLQLRDGTGFVQCILNKKDVSEEKWNVAQKVTLETSIELSGLVTEHPKHPGEFELQVNDFKIYQIPNEEYPISKKEHGPEFLLDNRHLWLRSPRQWAIQKVRDTLIRACYDWMHQNNFIKFDSPILTPAACEGTTTLFGVEYFDLGKAYLSQSGQLYLEAA